The following coding sequences lie in one Schistosoma mansoni strain Puerto Rico chromosome 3, complete genome genomic window:
- a CDS encoding putative coatomer epsilon subunit: MSDELVLLDAQCAFILGQHQLALKTIQKLKSGSSDVELQANVLTYQVYIAQKKYGVVLDEIPEDTDEPELKLLRLLAMYLSKGVSENVALKQLDKILEQHVDLNQNAIVIVATIYLHLNMVEYALKTLNNGSDTYCNALTVQCLLQMNRCDLAGKAVRRMQTADEDSLAAQLAAALYYVKKGGDQLQEAVHIYEELKEKHGPSTLLLNGQAAALMGMNNWVEAEPILQEAIDMDGNNPDTIVNMIVVYHHLGKPTEIINRLISQLRDCCKDHPFLLDYAEKDDEFTRCAKHYAPSVSG, encoded by the exons ATGAGTGATGAGCTAGTACTGTTAGATGCTCAGTGTGCTTTCATTCTGGGACAACATCAACTGGCTCTTAAAACAATCCAAAAGTTGAAG tcGGGTTCTTCAGACGTAGAGTTGCAAGCTAATGTGCTTACTTATCAAGTATACATAGCTCAGAAAAAGTATGGAGTTGTACTAGATGAAATTCCTGAGGACACTGACGAGCCAGAGCTGAAGCTTCTTAGGCTCTTGGCTATGTACCTTTCGAAAGGCGTATCTGA GAACGTTGCGCTTAAACAGCTTGACAAAATACTGGAGCAACATGTGGATTTAAACCAGAATGCGATCGTCATTGTAGCAACCATATATCTTCATTTAAAC ATGGTGGAATATGCTTTGAAAACCTTAAATAATGGAAGCGACACTTACTG CAATGCTTTAACAGTTCAGTGCCTACTCCAAATGAATCGTTGTGATCTTGCTGGCAAGGCTGTTCGACGTATGCAAACTGCGGATGAAGATTCTCTAGCAGCACAACTTGCCGCAGCTTTATACTACGTGAAAAAA GGCGGTGATCAGCTGCAAGAAGCCGTTCACATATATGAAGAACTTAAAGAAAAACATGGACCTTCAACTTTACTGTTAAATGGTCAAGCTGCAGCTTTGATGGGTATGAATAATTGGGTTGAAGCCGAACCAATCCTTCAGGAAGCTATTGATATG GATGGTAATAATCCTGATACCATTGTAAATATGATCGTGGTTTATCATCATTTAGGAAAACCGACTGAG ATTATCAATAGATTGATATCTCAATTACGAGATTGTTGTAAGGATCATCCATTTCTTTTAGATTATGCAGAGAAG GATGATGAATTTACACGTTGCGCAAAACATTACGCTCCAAGTGTATCAGGATAA